One stretch of Glycine soja cultivar W05 chromosome 7, ASM419377v2, whole genome shotgun sequence DNA includes these proteins:
- the LOC114420619 gene encoding major prion protein-like, translating into MGSKVLLVLVMFMATILLISAAPNEYQNFDKKDGKPAPNGEYDSKWGYGGWGGPWYRGWGGPYYGGGWGGPWHGGGWGWHGGWGGWRPNEHVEAGINGNLNN; encoded by the exons ATGGGTTCCAAGGTTTTGCTTGTTCTAGTTATGTTCATGGCCACTATACTTCTGATTTCCGCTGCACCCAATGAATACCAgaattttgacaaaaaagaTG GGAAGCCTGCTCCAAATGGGGAATATGATAGCAAATGGGGTTACGGTGGTTGGGGTGGTCCTTGGTATCGCGGCTGGGGTGGCCCTTATTATGGCGGTGGATGGGGCGGTCCGTGGCACGGTGGTGGCTGGGGTTGGCACGGTGGCTGGGGTGGTTGGCGTCCTAATGAACATGTTGAGGCTGGGATTAATGGCAACCTTAACAACTAA
- the LOC114419357 gene encoding probable cyclic nucleotide-gated ion channel 20, chloroplastic, producing MLSGHVVGSGWYLFGLQRVNQCLRKACQHSNITGCSAFIDCGSDRASDQSKLWNKNVNATACLDSSSGAFPYGIYVHVVPLTIETRVVKKYVFALFWGFQVVVTFQRSCCSRSLTLCSIIISSCIFN from the exons atgcTATCTGGCCATGTTGTTGGTTCTGGCTGGTACCTCTTTGGCCTGCAG AGGGTTAATCAATGCTTGCGAAAGGCCTGCCAACATTCTAATATTACTGGATGCTCAGCATTTATTGATTGTGGCAGTGACCGTGCATCTGACCAGTCAAAACTGTGGAACAAAAATGTAAATGCCACTGCTTGTTTGGATTCCAGTTCCGGTGCTTTTCCATATGGGATCTATGTACATGTTGTACCACTTACTATAGAAACTAGGGTGgtcaaaaaatatgtatttgcaCTGTTTTGGGGCTTCCAG GTTGTTGTAACTTTTCAAAGGTCATGTTGCAGCAGATCTCTAACTTTGTGCAGCATAATAATAAGCtcatgtatatttaattaa